Proteins encoded together in one Lentisphaera araneosa HTCC2155 window:
- a CDS encoding serine/threonine-protein kinase translates to MSDSYNKNLLDLFDIVETGDDNKIANNPDCEELENIENRYDKHELAGQGGIKKVWAAKDNFSKRIIAYAEPRDDIHPVFYDSLLKEAWLTSSLQHPNIIKIHDVGINSDQKPFFTMDFKRGQNLASWRFAQKKIDLDQCLDIFLTTCEAIEHAHSKGIIHLDLKPENIQLDSFSEIVVCDWGMGQKVSDAEMSSSKEISELSEATESTIGGTPGFMAPEQIKRDETPTQAADIYGLGALLYYLISGKRCHEGESAEELIKSTLENTPRKLRERFPDLKVSKTLDQIIQRCLQLKVSERYQSVSAIIDDLRLFLKQRPTSFENENKLFCTWLFYKRQNLLCNLALVILLIVSLSVNWFSQRIQAEAQQRQLQEVRALKAENKALLAEDEIQRKIEEIFKIRDQSREQKKAKANELNDLVDNIKRRTMYLKTKEAVNIMEELSSLAMTLDPDSHMAKHQMAEVHFIQLNTAETKRMLKHYTPDSDKLLQVFQDCPSLNFTRHKRPSKQELIDFLKAINYNGHGHILAQRVILYDYEIRSEFKPVKDYEGVVQAYFEAGAQAMASFVYDYDKANRRLTLNVHNPDKNNPAPRLFLTQYLDLDTLVLKGDICNLTGLRRAKITTLDISQHLPFLTIEIDRNLYNHPTLKTIILKSGSYPESVINRLKSFYELVFIP, encoded by the coding sequence ATGAGCGATTCCTATAATAAAAATCTGCTTGATCTCTTTGATATCGTCGAAACTGGCGACGATAATAAAATAGCCAATAATCCCGACTGCGAAGAACTCGAAAATATTGAGAATCGTTACGACAAGCATGAACTCGCCGGCCAAGGCGGTATAAAAAAAGTTTGGGCGGCAAAAGATAACTTCTCAAAAAGGATTATTGCCTATGCCGAACCCCGCGACGACATCCACCCGGTATTTTACGATAGCCTTTTAAAAGAAGCCTGGCTCACTTCCTCTCTGCAGCATCCTAATATCATCAAGATTCATGATGTCGGCATAAATAGCGATCAAAAGCCTTTTTTCACCATGGACTTTAAGCGTGGCCAAAACCTGGCCTCTTGGCGATTTGCGCAGAAAAAAATTGACTTGGATCAATGTCTCGACATCTTTTTAACTACCTGCGAAGCCATCGAACACGCTCATTCCAAAGGCATTATCCACCTCGACCTTAAACCGGAAAATATTCAGCTCGATTCCTTTTCAGAAATAGTTGTCTGTGATTGGGGTATGGGACAGAAAGTATCTGATGCTGAAATGAGTTCATCTAAAGAAATCTCTGAACTTTCCGAAGCGACGGAGAGCACTATTGGCGGTACGCCTGGCTTTATGGCACCAGAACAAATAAAACGGGACGAAACTCCTACTCAAGCTGCAGATATATACGGTCTTGGAGCCCTGCTTTATTATCTCATTAGCGGAAAAAGGTGCCATGAAGGAGAATCGGCAGAAGAGCTGATAAAGTCTACTTTGGAAAATACTCCGAGAAAATTACGCGAGCGCTTTCCTGACTTAAAAGTTTCCAAAACTCTCGATCAAATCATCCAGCGCTGCTTACAGCTGAAAGTTAGTGAGCGCTACCAATCAGTCAGTGCCATTATAGATGATTTGCGTTTATTCTTAAAACAACGACCAACAAGTTTTGAAAATGAAAATAAACTCTTCTGTACCTGGCTATTCTATAAGAGACAAAACTTACTTTGTAACTTAGCCTTGGTCATCTTGCTTATTGTAAGTCTAAGTGTCAACTGGTTTTCTCAGAGGATTCAGGCCGAAGCCCAGCAACGCCAACTACAGGAAGTCAGAGCTTTAAAAGCTGAAAACAAAGCTCTTCTTGCAGAGGATGAAATTCAGCGCAAAATTGAAGAAATTTTTAAAATTAGAGACCAAAGCCGCGAACAAAAAAAAGCCAAAGCCAATGAACTGAATGATCTGGTAGACAATATAAAACGTAGGACTATGTACTTAAAAACCAAGGAAGCAGTTAATATCATGGAGGAATTATCGAGCTTGGCTATGACACTGGACCCCGACTCTCATATGGCCAAACATCAAATGGCCGAAGTCCACTTCATTCAACTCAACACGGCTGAAACCAAGAGAATGCTCAAGCACTACACGCCGGATTCAGATAAACTTCTGCAAGTCTTTCAAGACTGCCCATCCTTAAATTTCACTAGACATAAACGCCCTTCAAAGCAAGAGCTTATAGATTTCTTAAAAGCTATAAATTACAATGGACATGGTCATATTTTAGCTCAAAGGGTTATACTATACGATTATGAAATACGAAGCGAATTCAAACCCGTTAAAGATTATGAGGGTGTAGTTCAAGCTTATTTTGAGGCTGGGGCCCAAGCCATGGCATCTTTTGTCTACGATTACGACAAAGCCAATCGCCGCTTGACTCTTAATGTTCATAATCCAGATAAAAACAATCCTGCGCCAAGATTATTTTTAACCCAATACCTTGATCTGGATACTCTTGTCCTGAAAGGCGACATCTGTAACTTAACCGGCTTAAGACGTGCAAAAATCACCACCCTGGACATTTCTCAGCACTTACCCTTTCTGACTATAGAAATTGATCGTAATCTTTATAACCACCCAACACTCAAAACTATTATTTTAAAATCCGGAAGCTACCCCGAATCCGTCATCAATCGACTCAAGAGTTTTTACGAACTCGTATTTATTCCCTAG